In Dermacentor albipictus isolate Rhodes 1998 colony chromosome 6, USDA_Dalb.pri_finalv2, whole genome shotgun sequence, the following proteins share a genomic window:
- the LOC135913785 gene encoding uncharacterized protein produces MAPVVLRYGFRKVAGIDEYFRASALEKGRKLCAAKYAYDVEETLERFDGDSQVVAKCHSQVRQATYDVNIQLSSQRRILGAQCTCKAGLGGGCKHVAAVVLFVNEADAPSSTDRPQGWGRPSSKPDTSRRESIEELFGEYKPLYVGGKCPKEEPPSYVLHHFPDINCLAQRKVGKDIKLHRTPHPD; encoded by the exons ATGGCACCCGTAGTGCTGCGCTACGGTTTTAGAAAAGTGGCCGGGATCGACGAATATTTCCGTGCTAGTGCACTTGAGAAGGGCCGAAAGTTGTGCGCTGCAAAGTACGCTTACGACGTCGAGGAGACCCTGGAACGCTTTGATGGCGATTCACAAGTGGTGGCGAAATGCCACTCGCAAGTGCGTCAAGCTACGTACGACGTCAACATTCAG CTGTCATCGCAGCGGCGAATACTGGGTGCGCAGTGCACGTGCAAGGCCGGCCTTGGTGGCGGTTGCAAACATGTAGCTGCCGTCGTCCTGTTCGTCAACGAGGCCGACGCGCCGTCTTCGACTGATCGCCCTCAAGGGTGGGGTCGGCCGTCCTCTAAGCCGGACACTTCTCGAAGGGAGTCCATCGAAGAGCTTTTTGGAG AGTACAAGCCCCTGTATGTTGGTGGCAAGTGCCCAAAAGAAGAACCGCCATCCTATGTTCTGCACCATTTCCCCGACATAAACTGT TTGGCACAAAGAAAGGTCGGTAAGGATATCAAGCTCCATCGCACACCGCATCCTGACTAG